In the genome of Vicia villosa cultivar HV-30 ecotype Madison, WI linkage group LG7, Vvil1.0, whole genome shotgun sequence, one region contains:
- the LOC131617464 gene encoding pathogenesis-related genes transcriptional activator PTI6-like: MSLHKPKLETPSSIFEDDPSIKTKRKPKRKLLRIIITDHDATDSDSSGDEGRERNSNQRTTRRKPKREVLEINMHHPVLYSSLSFSSPSSSSSSLACSEKNHRKYTRPKRTPTSSATRHRNKFRGVRQRPWGKWAAEIRDPAQRKRLWLGTFNSAEEAAAEYDRVAVMLRGSDAVTNFPVTPEKVETEVPPPVNGGNDGGAGYSISDALASPTSVLTYDCDSTPFDSYRYGDVDAFGFHIDAPLSLPEVNGALTCHQKLEKEEAFEEFDLDEFMTWPY, translated from the coding sequence aTGTCTCTACACAAGCCGAAGCTGGAAACACCAAGttcaatttttgaagatgacccATCAATCAAAACAAAGAGAAAGCCCAAAAGAAAGCTTCTCCGAATCATAATCACCGACCACGACGCCACTGATTCTGATTCCTCCGGCGACGAAGGGAGAGAGAGAAACAGCAACCAAAGAACAActcgaagaaaaccaaaaagagaaGTCCTTGAAATTAACATGCACCATCCCGTACTGTATTCTTCTCTCTCGTTTTCTTctccttcatcatcatcttcttctcttgcATGCTCGGAGAAGAACCACAGAAAGTACACTAGACCCAAGAGAACACCAACCTCCTCCGCCACGCGCCACCGCAACAAGTTCCGTGGAGTAAGGCAACGGCCATGGGGAAAGTGGGCGGCTGAGATCCGAGACCCGGCCCAACGGAAACGTCTCTGGTTAGGAACATTTAACTCCGCTGAAGAAGCCGCCGCCGAGTACGACAGAGTTGCTGTGATGCTGAGAGGTTCCGACGCCGTTACCAACTTTCCTGTAACGCCGGAGAAGGTGGAAACTGAAGTACCACCGCCGGTAAATGGCGGAAATGACGGCGGAGCTGGTTATTCCATTTCCGACGCTTTGGCTTCGCCGACGTCTGTTTTAACTTATGACTGTGATTCGACGCCGTTCGACAGTTACCGTTACGGAGATGTGGACGCTTTCGGGTTCCACATTGACGCGCCGTTAAGTTTGCCGGAAGTTAACGGTGCGCTGACGTGTCAtcaaaaattggaaaaagaagaGGCGTTTGAAGAGTTTGATCTCGACGAGTTTATGACGTGGCCGTACTAA